A genomic segment from Pseudoalteromonas nigrifaciens encodes:
- the trhA gene encoding PAQR family membrane homeostasis protein TrhA — MSLNAPYSRKEEQLNVISHAIGVLFAFWVMWDLFNQSSSTKAYISATIYSASIFILFLSSTLYHASVQPRLRAFYKKCDHCAIYILIAGTYTPFLHLSLTGIWSWATLTFIWSVALAGVAYKVLVHNGNKKVSLATYLLMGWFALAIIYPLYLVINVNALYWLLAGGIFYSLGTVFYSAKNTQFSHAIWHLFVIAGCVCHYVGISRYVY, encoded by the coding sequence ATGTCATTGAATGCGCCCTATTCGCGTAAAGAAGAACAGCTCAATGTAATTAGCCATGCAATAGGTGTGTTATTTGCTTTCTGGGTAATGTGGGATCTGTTTAATCAATCAAGTAGCACTAAAGCCTATATAAGTGCAACGATTTATAGCGCCAGCATCTTTATTTTGTTTTTATCATCTACTTTATATCACGCCAGTGTACAACCTAGGCTCAGAGCATTTTATAAAAAGTGCGACCACTGCGCTATTTATATTCTTATTGCCGGTACTTACACTCCCTTTTTACACCTGTCGTTAACAGGTATTTGGTCTTGGGCAACCCTCACCTTTATTTGGTCAGTGGCACTTGCTGGCGTAGCGTATAAAGTTTTAGTTCACAATGGTAATAAAAAAGTCTCCCTTGCCACCTACTTACTTATGGGATGGTTTGCACTCGCCATTATTTATCCGCTTTACTTAGTTATTAATGTAAACGCATTATATTGGTTACTTGCCGGCGGCATTTTTTACAGCCTAGGCACAGTATTTTACAGCGCCAAAAACACCCAATTTAGCCACGCCATTTGGCACTTATTTGTTATTGCCGGCTGCGTTTGTCACTATGTAGGTATTAGTCGTTATGTGTATTGA
- a CDS encoding LON peptidase substrate-binding domain-containing protein, with protein sequence MKRAIFPLPLFILPDGYTRLRIFEPRYLNMVKSALKENIGFVLCSFEHDTPFNISAQGCLMNIIDFDQDDNGMLLIDVCATQSVQINDVFQDEQELRYGLMSNCNTPYWYTEANNNIGEHKRLQDTLREVFTNNPELSSLYKQTYFDKLTWVAARWLELLPISIEKKQQLAFETNFDNLLSFLHTVINNEFA encoded by the coding sequence ATGAAACGTGCGATTTTTCCATTACCCTTATTTATCCTCCCTGACGGTTATACGCGTTTACGCATATTTGAACCTCGCTATTTAAATATGGTTAAAAGCGCATTAAAAGAAAACATTGGATTTGTGCTTTGTAGTTTTGAGCACGACACGCCATTTAATATCAGCGCCCAAGGTTGCCTAATGAACATTATTGACTTTGATCAAGATGATAATGGCATGCTACTTATAGATGTATGTGCTACTCAAAGTGTGCAAATAAACGATGTGTTTCAAGACGAGCAAGAACTGCGCTACGGTTTAATGTCGAACTGTAATACGCCTTATTGGTACACAGAGGCAAACAATAATATTGGCGAGCATAAACGCCTACAAGATACGCTGCGTGAAGTGTTCACTAATAACCCAGAGCTTAGTTCGTTATATAAACAAACCTATTTTGACAAGCTTACTTGGGTTGCTGCTCGATGGCTTGAGCTGTTACCTATATCTATTGAGAAAAAACAGCAACTTGCGTTTGAAACTAACTTTGATAACTTACTAAGTTTCCTCCATACTGTGATTAATAACGAATTTGCCTAA
- a CDS encoding sigma-70 family RNA polymerase sigma factor translates to MVSQQQSLRCEPNTGKYTAMPETPSKELMQALIDVAQSRDKKAFAYLFEYFSPKIKRFGIKQFGIEAQAMELVQETLTSVWRKAHLYNSDKGAATTWVYTVMRNASFDMLRKMKSNKEENISEDIWPLLNESQNTHHEYTDHLEDKQIKRYLEKLPVAQREVVRGVYFQDMSQEQLAQQLNIPVGTVKSRLRLALQKLRNEMGDQHD, encoded by the coding sequence ATGGTAAGTCAACAACAATCATTACGTTGTGAACCTAATACAGGTAAGTACACTGCCATGCCAGAAACGCCAAGTAAGGAATTGATGCAAGCATTAATTGATGTTGCACAAAGCCGCGATAAAAAAGCATTTGCTTATTTATTTGAATATTTTTCGCCAAAAATTAAACGTTTTGGTATCAAGCAATTTGGTATTGAAGCTCAAGCAATGGAGTTAGTGCAAGAAACACTAACATCGGTTTGGCGTAAAGCACATTTGTACAATAGTGACAAAGGGGCTGCGACTACTTGGGTTTACACGGTAATGCGAAATGCTTCGTTTGATATGCTGCGCAAAATGAAAAGCAATAAAGAAGAAAACATCAGCGAAGATATTTGGCCGTTATTGAACGAATCGCAAAATACGCATCACGAATACACAGATCATTTAGAAGATAAACAAATTAAACGCTACCTTGAAAAGCTACCAGTAGCTCAGCGGGAAGTAGTAAGAGGTGTTTATTTTCAAGATATGTCGCAAGAACAACTTGCACAACAACTTAATATTCCAGTAGGCACGGTAAAATCACGGTTACGTTTAGCCTTGCAAAAATTACGTAATGAAATGGGAGATCAGCATGATTAA
- a CDS encoding ChrR family anti-sigma-E factor has product MIKHHPSDTLLTQYCSASLSASLSLAVSIHVDMCPVCQEKVTKLEADNAAEVFNDALPSEAKDDTSGYFEQESSSLFDLITSDTSIDEVYEVEPIAVEINQQNYQLPRALTRISHSKFTQVGKLARSRVALDDGPLRTSLLHIAAGGEIPEHTHTGFEITLLLNGEFSDEEGSYVPGDFIWQDGSHLHTPVTKEGCLCFTVVSSALHFNKGLSKLLNPIGNLIY; this is encoded by the coding sequence ATGATTAAACATCACCCGAGTGATACTTTACTGACACAATATTGCAGTGCATCACTTAGCGCATCGTTAAGTTTAGCTGTGTCTATACACGTAGATATGTGCCCAGTATGCCAAGAAAAAGTAACAAAGCTTGAAGCTGATAATGCAGCTGAAGTGTTTAACGATGCATTACCTTCAGAGGCTAAGGATGATACTAGTGGTTATTTTGAGCAAGAAAGCTCAAGCTTATTTGATTTAATAACCAGCGATACCAGTATTGATGAAGTATACGAAGTTGAACCAATTGCTGTTGAAATAAACCAGCAAAACTATCAACTGCCGCGTGCTTTAACACGTATTTCGCACAGCAAATTTACTCAAGTTGGCAAACTAGCCCGCTCGCGCGTTGCCCTAGATGATGGCCCATTACGTACCAGCTTATTGCACATTGCTGCGGGTGGAGAAATACCAGAGCATACTCATACCGGATTTGAGATTACTTTGTTACTAAACGGCGAGTTTAGCGACGAAGAGGGTAGCTACGTACCGGGTGATTTTATTTGGCAAGATGGCAGCCATCTGCACACACCGGTAACAAAAGAAGGCTGTTTATGCTTTACAGTAGTCAGTAGTGCGCTACATTTTAATAAAGGGCTGAGTAAGTTACTTAACCCAATTGGTAATTTAATTTACTAA